In Thermodesulfovibrio thiophilus DSM 17215, a single genomic region encodes these proteins:
- the obgE gene encoding GTPase ObgE encodes MQFVDYVKIYVKAGDGGRGCVSFRREKYVPRGGPDGGDGGKGGDVIIKASSDLHTLLDYRYKKIYKAESGEHGKGSNMTGRDGEDLIIKVPVGTVIKNMETNKIIADLDEEGKSIVIAKGGRGGLGNTHFATSTNQAPRYAQPGQKGEELWIILELKLLADVGLIGLPNAGKSTLISVISSAKPKIADYPFTTLTPVLGVVKYGDHQSFVVADIPGLIEGAHRGTGLGHQFLRHVERTSLLLHLVDVSDFIDSDPVENFEKIQKELELYNPSLIKKPLAVAGTKIDLAHKANRLNKLREYCEKKAIDFFAISAVKQEGIDKLLNYLSERVNKK; translated from the coding sequence ATGCAATTCGTTGACTACGTTAAAATCTATGTAAAAGCCGGAGACGGCGGTAGAGGATGTGTAAGCTTCCGCAGAGAAAAATATGTTCCTCGTGGTGGACCAGATGGTGGAGATGGTGGAAAAGGAGGAGATGTAATAATAAAAGCCTCTTCAGATCTTCATACACTTCTTGATTATAGATATAAAAAAATATATAAAGCAGAAAGCGGTGAACATGGAAAAGGAAGCAATATGACAGGAAGAGATGGCGAAGATTTAATAATAAAAGTACCTGTTGGAACAGTTATAAAAAATATGGAAACAAATAAAATTATTGCAGACCTTGATGAAGAAGGTAAATCCATTGTAATAGCTAAAGGAGGAAGAGGTGGTCTTGGAAATACGCATTTTGCAACCTCTACAAATCAAGCACCAAGATATGCGCAACCAGGGCAGAAAGGCGAGGAACTATGGATAATCCTTGAACTTAAACTACTTGCTGATGTTGGTCTAATAGGGCTTCCAAATGCAGGAAAATCAACATTGATCTCGGTTATAAGTTCTGCTAAACCGAAGATTGCCGATTATCCGTTCACCACACTTACTCCGGTTTTAGGAGTTGTAAAATACGGTGATCATCAGAGTTTTGTTGTTGCTGATATTCCAGGTTTGATTGAAGGAGCACATAGAGGGACAGGTCTTGGACATCAATTCTTGAGACATGTGGAAAGAACATCTCTGCTTCTTCATCTTGTTGATGTATCTGATTTTATTGATTCAGATCCTGTGGAAAATTTCGAAAAAATTCAGAAAGAGCTTGAACTTTATAATCCTTCTCTAATAAAGAAACCTCTTGCAGTTGCTGGAACAAAGATTGATCTGGCTCATAAGGCAAACAGGCTTAATAAACTCAGAGAATACTGTGAAAAAAAGGCGATTGATTTTTTTGCAATAAGTGCTGTAAAACAGGAAGGAATTGATAAACTTTTAAACTATCTTTCTGAAAGAGTAAATAAAAAATGA
- the proB gene encoding glutamate 5-kinase produces the protein MRIVVKIGSNLLTDKTGKINQRRIQSLAREISELHNNSVEVVMVSSGAIASGLKKLGLATKPKEVRKKQATAAVGQPLLIWMYERYFLKYKKHIAQILLTRDDLSDRVRYINAKNTILTLLEMEVIPIINENDTVATDEIKFGDNDQLAALVAGLIEANHLIILSDVEGLYLSDPKKNPDARIIKHVKEFSKELEQIAKPTSTGFGTGGMYSKVIAAKKATSFGIPVHIVSGRKYGNIQAVLSGKQIGTYFEPSVHGVTSRKGWIAYAARSKGTLYIDEGASKALVKNEKSLLPSGIKKVEGDFDVGDAVYCIDEKGEKIAKGLVNYSSCEIKLIKGKKSTEIEKILGYKYSDEVINRDNLVILV, from the coding sequence ATGAGAATTGTTGTTAAAATAGGTAGCAATCTGTTAACTGATAAGACAGGAAAAATCAATCAGCGAAGAATTCAATCTCTTGCACGTGAAATCAGCGAGCTTCATAATAACTCAGTTGAAGTTGTGATGGTTTCATCAGGCGCAATTGCTTCAGGACTGAAAAAACTCGGACTTGCAACCAAACCGAAAGAAGTTCGAAAAAAGCAGGCAACTGCCGCTGTTGGACAGCCACTTCTTATATGGATGTATGAGCGGTATTTTTTAAAATACAAAAAGCACATAGCCCAGATTCTTCTCACAAGAGATGACTTAAGTGACAGAGTACGGTATATTAATGCAAAAAATACAATTCTCACACTTCTTGAAATGGAAGTAATACCAATAATCAATGAAAATGATACTGTTGCCACTGATGAAATAAAATTTGGAGACAATGACCAGCTTGCTGCTCTTGTTGCAGGCCTTATTGAAGCAAATCATCTGATAATTCTCTCAGACGTTGAAGGACTTTACTTATCAGATCCTAAAAAAAATCCTGATGCTAGAATAATAAAACATGTAAAAGAATTTTCAAAAGAACTTGAGCAAATAGCAAAACCCACCTCGACAGGTTTTGGCACTGGTGGAATGTATTCAAAGGTTATTGCTGCCAAGAAAGCAACATCCTTTGGAATTCCTGTTCATATTGTAAGTGGGAGAAAATATGGAAACATCCAGGCAGTTTTAAGTGGTAAACAAATCGGCACTTATTTTGAACCCTCAGTGCATGGTGTAACATCTCGTAAAGGATGGATTGCCTATGCAGCCAGGTCAAAAGGAACTCTTTATATTGATGAGGGAGCTTCAAAGGCCCTGGTTAAGAACGAAAAAAGCCTTCTTCCCTCAGGCATAAAAAAAGTGGAAGGAGATTTTGATGTTGGAGACGCCGTTTACTGCATTGATGAAAAAGGAGAAAAAATTGCGAAGGGGCTGGTTAATTATTCCTCCTGTGAAATCAAACTGATAAAAGGTAAAAAATCGACTGAAATTGAAAAAATTCTTGGTTATAAATACTCTGACGAAGTAATTAACAGAGATAACCTCGTAATTCTGGTATAA